From the genome of Candidatus Promineifilum breve, one region includes:
- the glgX gene encoding glycogen debranching protein GlgX, which translates to MFNRIDVYPTHRHGDLWLRAGRPQPFGATIVPGGINFAVFSRHGVDCTLVLFHKGEAQPFIEIPFPDAFRIGNVWAMVVFGLDHEKIEYGYRMDGPHRPHAGHRFNRHDILLDPYARAIGGRPRWAAALDKADPMPFRGRVLIDDFDWQNDRQLELPAEDLIIYEMHVRGFTRDQSSGVKFPGTYAAIREKIPYLLELGINAVELMPIQEFDEHESDFFNPYNGQKLINFWGYSTIGFFAPKASYAATGHLGMEADELKALVKLLHRHGIEVILDVVFNHTAEGNEKGPTISYRGLDNKTYYMLRPDGSYQNFSGTGNTLNCNNPVVRNLVLDALRYWVSEYHIDGFRFDLASILGRDAEGHPLANPPLLESLAHDPVLGHTKLIAEAWDAGGLYQVGSFPAYGRWAEWNGRYRDVLRRFLKGDAEQVGEMAQMVKGSPHMYLERGPTASVNFITCHDGFTLHDMVSYAEKHNTANGEDNRDGANDNNSWNWGHEGATDDVGINVLRERLMRNAIAMLMVCQGVPMILMGDEMAHTKYGNNNTYAQDNELNWLDWRRLASHAGLFDFFRRCVAFRKAHPALRRRYHLHERDMIDSGFRDITWHGVKEGRPDWSPNSRTLAFMLCGLHAVLMPGRTADDHIYVAMNMHWEPHTFELPRLRDGRRWHLFADTYRPAPADSCDPGNERPLRTQRNLPVGPRSVVILVGK; encoded by the coding sequence ATGTTCAACCGGATCGACGTTTACCCCACTCACCGCCACGGCGACCTGTGGCTGCGGGCCGGGCGGCCGCAACCGTTCGGCGCGACCATCGTCCCCGGCGGCATCAATTTCGCCGTCTTCTCCCGCCATGGTGTTGACTGCACATTGGTGCTGTTCCACAAGGGGGAGGCCCAGCCCTTCATCGAAATCCCGTTCCCCGACGCCTTTCGCATTGGCAACGTCTGGGCCATGGTCGTCTTTGGGCTGGATCACGAGAAGATCGAATATGGCTACCGCATGGACGGCCCGCATCGGCCCCACGCCGGCCACCGCTTCAACCGCCACGATATTTTGCTCGACCCCTACGCGCGGGCCATCGGCGGCCGGCCGCGCTGGGCCGCCGCGCTCGACAAGGCCGACCCCATGCCCTTTCGCGGCCGGGTGCTCATTGACGATTTCGACTGGCAGAACGACCGCCAACTGGAACTGCCGGCCGAGGATTTGATCATCTACGAGATGCACGTGCGCGGCTTCACCCGCGACCAGTCATCGGGCGTCAAGTTCCCCGGCACGTATGCCGCCATCCGCGAAAAGATCCCCTATCTGCTGGAACTGGGGATCAACGCCGTCGAACTGATGCCCATCCAGGAGTTCGATGAGCACGAGAGCGACTTCTTCAACCCGTACAACGGCCAGAAGTTGATCAACTTCTGGGGCTACTCGACCATCGGCTTCTTCGCCCCCAAGGCGTCGTATGCCGCCACCGGCCATCTGGGCATGGAGGCCGACGAACTGAAGGCGCTGGTGAAACTGCTGCACCGCCACGGCATCGAGGTCATCCTCGACGTGGTGTTCAACCACACCGCCGAGGGCAACGAGAAGGGGCCGACCATCTCCTATCGCGGGCTGGACAACAAGACCTACTATATGCTGCGGCCCGACGGCAGCTACCAAAATTTCAGCGGTACGGGCAACACGCTCAATTGCAACAATCCCGTCGTGCGCAATCTGGTGCTCGACGCGCTGCGCTACTGGGTGTCGGAGTACCACATCGACGGCTTCCGCTTCGACCTGGCCTCCATCCTGGGGCGCGACGCCGAGGGCCACCCACTGGCGAACCCGCCGCTGCTGGAGTCATTGGCCCACGATCCGGTGCTGGGCCACACCAAGCTCATCGCCGAGGCCTGGGACGCGGGTGGGCTGTATCAGGTCGGCTCGTTCCCGGCCTATGGCCGCTGGGCGGAGTGGAACGGCCGCTATCGGGATGTGCTGCGTCGCTTCCTGAAGGGGGACGCCGAACAGGTGGGGGAGATGGCCCAGATGGTCAAAGGCTCGCCCCATATGTATCTGGAGCGCGGCCCCACAGCCTCGGTCAACTTCATCACCTGCCACGACGGCTTCACCCTCCACGACATGGTGTCCTACGCTGAGAAGCATAACACGGCCAACGGCGAAGACAACCGGGACGGGGCCAACGACAACAATAGCTGGAACTGGGGGCACGAAGGGGCGACCGACGACGTGGGCATCAACGTGCTGCGCGAGCGGCTGATGCGCAACGCCATCGCCATGCTGATGGTCTGCCAGGGCGTGCCCATGATCCTGATGGGCGACGAGATGGCCCATACCAAATACGGCAACAACAACACCTATGCCCAGGACAACGAACTGAACTGGCTCGACTGGCGGCGGCTGGCGAGCCACGCCGGGCTGTTCGATTTCTTCCGGCGCTGCGTGGCCTTTCGCAAGGCCCACCCGGCCCTGCGCCGCCGCTATCACCTGCACGAGCGGGATATGATCGACAGCGGCTTCCGCGACATCACCTGGCACGGCGTGAAGGAGGGCCGGCCGGACTGGTCGCCCAATAGCCGCACGTTGGCCTTCATGCTGTGCGGCCTGCACGCCGTGCTCATGCCCGGCCGCACGGCCGACGACCACATCTACGTCGCCATGAACATGCACTGGGAGCCGCACACCTTCGAACTGCCCCGGCTGCGCGACGGGCGGCGCTGGCATCTCTTCGCCGACACCTACCGGCCCGCCCCGGCCGATAGCTGCGATCCGGGCAACGAGCGCCCGCTGCGCACCCAGCGCAATCTGCCCGTGGGGCCGCGCTCGGTGGTCATCTTGGTGGGCAAATGA